Proteins found in one Flavobacteriales bacterium genomic segment:
- a CDS encoding OmpA family protein, translating to MNRHKLATQCCITFLLVLFFSIVGTSSFSQNDDMARAAYENKVLKTQLRKARRALANRKWDRAIFHYQAVNEIDSLNEDYSYELGIAFYNSTLQQPDCIDVFERTLRLSSNDSLGTPYYFLGKTYHLIGNFEKAIQNYNSFRKLLVNGYFRYYKLIEVMGDWGVRESIKIYVKMIDDEIIRCKHGLEFKDPKDKNWKAVNLGSKVNSRYPDYAAVFSPDEKKLIYTSRKTGTVGGRKHHDNIPFEDIYVADIIDSVTWSNPIHIDESDLFKNIKMNTRKNESMIGFDKKGNKAYIMRKNDIMQTNLVDSQWSKPKKMTSGAVNSKAFEPSMYFFTEENSFYFSSDRKGGYGGLDIYKSTKDQDGAWGKPHNLGPQINTEHDEDSPFFSKGSETLYFSSKGHENIGGFDIFSSTKKNQKWTKPHNLGPPFNSPASDIFYQVDDEEVFAYFSSSRIGGFGGMDLYSVMLKYPRKNSTIQLVAMGNKGLDLDNLEIAYLNLDTIEDPIKFNLENGIGKISLRTKTHYKMIIKQDSLVAQSQEFYIPPQYSLYDNYQEVVLDYSGVNRNEGGIQKATFKNAFMNLKDSIAEKGGDTLPQNLLPSITNYVSSLKPNGKNAFQEITRMALYSIEEPSIAAFIDERDLAEVKNPDLKIVRIKREKQDSIKSSKSKIKTDQDTLNEYILPVIYFNFASSMLLETELGKIDELANYLKNNKSISIKISGSTDDMGSLEYNKSLSSDRIRSIVNLLETKGINSSRITQISLGEEKPFGDNTSEAGRKMNRSVHFEFISK from the coding sequence GAAAAGCCAGAAGAGCCCTGGCAAATAGAAAATGGGATAGGGCAATCTTTCATTACCAAGCCGTAAACGAAATCGATAGTTTGAATGAAGATTATTCCTATGAATTAGGAATAGCATTTTACAATTCTACGCTTCAACAACCAGATTGCATCGATGTTTTTGAAAGAACTCTTCGACTTAGCTCTAATGATTCCCTAGGAACACCGTACTACTTCTTAGGCAAGACGTACCATTTAATTGGTAATTTCGAAAAAGCAATACAAAATTACAATTCGTTCCGAAAACTATTAGTTAATGGCTATTTCAGGTATTACAAACTAATCGAAGTAATGGGAGATTGGGGTGTGCGAGAAAGTATCAAGATTTATGTAAAAATGATTGATGACGAAATAATACGATGCAAACATGGATTAGAATTTAAAGACCCAAAGGATAAAAACTGGAAGGCAGTAAACCTCGGAAGTAAAGTAAACTCTAGATATCCCGATTATGCGGCTGTATTTAGTCCTGATGAGAAAAAATTAATCTATACCTCGCGTAAAACAGGAACCGTTGGAGGACGAAAACATCACGACAATATTCCTTTCGAAGATATTTACGTAGCTGATATTATTGATAGTGTTACATGGTCTAATCCGATACACATTGACGAATCAGATTTATTCAAGAATATTAAAATGAATACGCGTAAGAATGAATCTATGATTGGATTCGACAAAAAAGGCAACAAGGCATATATAATGCGGAAAAACGATATAATGCAGACCAACCTTGTTGATTCCCAATGGAGCAAACCTAAAAAGATGACTTCAGGAGCCGTTAACTCAAAGGCATTTGAACCAAGCATGTATTTTTTCACGGAAGAAAACAGTTTCTATTTTTCCAGTGATCGAAAAGGAGGATATGGTGGATTAGACATATACAAATCAACCAAAGATCAGGATGGTGCGTGGGGCAAGCCACATAATTTAGGTCCACAGATTAATACCGAACATGACGAAGACAGCCCCTTCTTCAGTAAAGGAAGCGAGACCCTTTATTTCTCATCCAAAGGACATGAAAACATAGGTGGCTTTGACATCTTTAGTTCTACTAAAAAAAATCAAAAGTGGACAAAACCGCATAATCTTGGACCACCGTTCAATTCACCGGCATCCGACATATTTTATCAAGTGGACGATGAGGAAGTTTTTGCGTACTTCTCTTCATCACGAATAGGAGGATTTGGAGGAATGGACTTATATAGTGTTATGCTAAAATACCCTCGAAAGAACTCTACAATACAGCTCGTCGCCATGGGTAACAAGGGGTTAGACCTTGATAATTTAGAAATCGCCTATTTGAATTTAGATACTATAGAAGATCCTATAAAGTTTAATCTAGAGAATGGGATAGGTAAAATATCATTGCGTACTAAAACACACTATAAGATGATTATCAAACAAGATAGTCTTGTTGCGCAATCCCAAGAATTTTACATTCCTCCTCAATATTCTCTTTATGATAACTACCAAGAAGTTGTTCTCGACTACTCGGGGGTTAATAGAAACGAGGGAGGCATTCAGAAAGCTACCTTTAAAAATGCATTTATGAATCTTAAGGATTCAATCGCTGAAAAAGGAGGAGATACTTTACCTCAAAACCTTTTACCCTCAATAACTAACTATGTAAGTTCGCTAAAACCGAATGGCAAAAACGCCTTCCAGGAAATTACACGTATGGCGCTTTACAGTATTGAAGAGCCTTCTATAGCTGCCTTTATCGATGAACGAGATTTAGCCGAAGTTAAAAATCCAGATCTGAAAATAGTCCGGATCAAAAGAGAAAAACAAGACTCCATAAAATCATCAAAATCTAAAATAAAAACAGATCAAGATACTTTGAACGAATACATTCTTCCCGTTATCTATTTCAACTTTGCAAGTAGCATGTTGTTGGAAACGGAACTCGGCAAAATTGACGAATTGGCTAACTATTTAAAAAACAACAAATCGATTTCGATTAAGATATCAGGTAGCACAGATGATATGGGTTCTTTGGAATACAACAAATCTCTTTCTTCCGACAGAATACGTTCTATCGTAAATCTTCTTGAAACCAAAGGAATTAACTCCTCAAGAATTACTCAAATAAGTTTAGGAGAAGAAAAACCGTTTGGTGACAATACCTCTGAAGCAGGTAGAAAGATGAATAGGTCTGTTCATTTCGAATTTATTTCAAAATGA